TTCCAATTGCGCTGGAAGAGATTTGTCTTTTTCACTAAAAACGAATTTCATATTCGCAATGTTCGTCTCCGTTTACATTACATTTTATTTCTCTGACATAAACTCTCTTGTCTATGATTTTGTTCAAGGCGCCTTCCATAATCGCTCCTTCCAAATCGCATACCATACTGCCTTCCATCTCGGGCAATCCCTCACAAAAGCAGTCTTTAACAGCTACATGGATTTTATGCTCCTCCTCAAGAACAATCTGGGGATCTCCTATTTTTAAATCACGGAATAAATCTAGCAGTTCTTCTAATGAATGAACAGGCAAGCTCTCACCGATTTTTCTGCCTACAGTAACCGTAGTTCCCTTCCCTTTCATAGGAAGTCCTTGATACATCCCAATTAAACGGATGGCTCTGTAAAGCTCGATAGGGAGCGATTTTCCCATTTTGGTTCGTGAGATTTTTTTCATATCATCAAATGTAAATTCTTGTACAGAACTTGTTTTATTCATCATTTTCCCACCTATTTCTGTCAATCATGTTGTATTTATTTTACGCGCATATCTTTAATTCTAATGTTGCTACTAAATATACCAGCATCACTACTTAGCTTGAACGACGGGTAACCAGGGTCTGCTTCAAGCCGCATTCTGCTATCGAACTGCTGCTCCTGCTGCCGATCTACCCAAAAAGAATAAGGCTCAGACTGAACTACTTTATCAGTTGCATTCGGCGTAGTGACAAGCAAGATGACGAGTACGCCATTGCATCCACAATCCTCGGTGTCATAAAACAACTTGAACATTCCCGGTCGTCCTGAAAGGGCCATTGCTAGCCTTTCAACGGACAAGGAATCCAAGTCTAAATGTATGCTCATGAGATGAATCCTCTCCTTTGTGAGTGAAGTGTTTGGAACCGTCAGCTCCAAAAAGACTAAATTTAAACTATATGCACATTATAGTCATGTTTTTCTATTTATCTATGTGACTGCACTCACTTATCATTACAGTTTGTTATTCAGGATTCCTTTAAAGAACTATAAATGAACAAAAATGGATACAAAAATATCCAAATGAAGTCAAGCCAATTTAAACAGTTCACAAACCAGATGATCTCGTGTCAGGTCATTCGAAAATCGAGATGTTATTTATTCACAGGAATATCTACATGGAATATGCTACCCTTGCTTTCTTCGCTGGATAACGTGATCTGACCGTGATGTGCTTCAACAATCCACTTGGCAATGGCGAGCCCCAGACCGTGCCCTCCCAGACCTCGCGTTCGCGATTTATCTCCTCGATAGAAACGGTCAAAAATTCGATCCACATCCCCTGCCCTAATCCCGGGGCCTGTATCCTCAACGGACAGGTGAAAACCCGGACTACCTGTTTCGTCCCGATCCGATATTACCACACGGACCTCACCGCCCCGCGGAGTGAACTTGACGGCATTATCCAGCAAAATGGTCAGCACCTGCCTCAGCTTTTCCGGGTCGCCATTGAGAACCAGTTGTTCCGGGCCAATCAGCTCAATACAAACCCCCTTTGCGGATTTGAGGTGCCGTATGGATTGAATCGTCTTCTCGGCAAGCGGCCGAAAATCAAAATCACGCTTCACCAGTTCAAGGTCGTCCGAATCGGAGCGTGCCAGCACTAGCAAATCCTGAACCATCCGTGTCATTCGTCTGATCTCATCCTTCATATTGGAAAGGGTGTGTTTGGCAAAAGACGGTGCGCTCTGCCCAAGCTCCAGTTCCAGCGCATTGACGGATGCAAGCAGCACACTGAGTGGTGTTCGCAGCTCATGCGATGCATTGCCCACGAATTCCCGCTGCCGGTTGTAGGATTTCACGATCGGAACCATTGCTTTACGTGACATCAGCCAGCCGATCAGACAGGCAATAAATACAAAGACAATAGCAAGTAAAATCAGCAACATTAGCAATCTGTGGAGCAGATTGTATTGGGGTGTAACATTAATGCCTGCGTAGAGTGTCAGATCAGGGCCGTTCTTGGTCAGAGCTGCCTGCCCTGTCACCATCAGATGGAGAGTTGACGGAGCAACAGGCTTCGCACCCGCTTCCCCGTTATCCAGCACATCCGCAGGTACAGACAGACTGACCTCCATGATCTCCTTGGCACGTGGTTTCCAGTCTTGAACCAGTCCCAGAAGCTCAGGACGCATCCCTGGAAAAATCTCGTTCCCCGAGATCAATTCACCCTTATCGTTGACCACATAATAGAAAAACTGTTCGCTTCCCGATCCCCATAATCTTTGATTGTCCAGCGTATCTTCAGGCTTGCCTTTCTGCATGTTGTTCTCCACCATGATCCGTTCCACAGCAACGAGAGAGAGCAGATTATCCTTCTGACCGCTAATGACAATGTAAGACAAAAGAAGGTAGACCACGCCTATAAATAATGCAAGCAAAACGATCGTCAGACTGCTATA
This DNA window, taken from Paenibacillus kribbensis, encodes the following:
- a CDS encoding V4R domain-containing protein → MNKTSSVQEFTFDDMKKISRTKMGKSLPIELYRAIRLIGMYQGLPMKGKGTTVTVGRKIGESLPVHSLEELLDLFRDLKIGDPQIVLEEEHKIHVAVKDCFCEGLPEMEGSMVCDLEGAIMEGALNKIIDKRVYVREIKCNVNGDEHCEYEIRF
- a CDS encoding iron-sulfur cluster biosynthesis family protein; the encoded protein is MSIHLDLDSLSVERLAMALSGRPGMFKLFYDTEDCGCNGVLVILLVTTPNATDKVVQSEPYSFWVDRQQEQQFDSRMRLEADPGYPSFKLSSDAGIFSSNIRIKDMRVK
- a CDS encoding sensor histidine kinase yields the protein MNNKKRMAEEEGTERGKPGGNLFGRTQSRLTLAYSSLTIVLLALFIGVVYLLLSYIVISGQKDNLLSLVAVERIMVENNMQKGKPEDTLDNQRLWGSGSEQFFYYVVNDKGELISGNEIFPGMRPELLGLVQDWKPRAKEIMEVSLSVPADVLDNGEAGAKPVAPSTLHLMVTGQAALTKNGPDLTLYAGINVTPQYNLLHRLLMLLILLAIVFVFIACLIGWLMSRKAMVPIVKSYNRQREFVGNASHELRTPLSVLLASVNALELELGQSAPSFAKHTLSNMKDEIRRMTRMVQDLLVLARSDSDDLELVKRDFDFRPLAEKTIQSIRHLKSAKGVCIELIGPEQLVLNGDPEKLRQVLTILLDNAVKFTPRGGEVRVVISDRDETGSPGFHLSVEDTGPGIRAGDVDRIFDRFYRGDKSRTRGLGGHGLGLAIAKWIVEAHHGQITLSSEESKGSIFHVDIPVNK